A genome region from Thermogemmatispora onikobensis includes the following:
- a CDS encoding YraN family protein codes for MNGTDHEESEGQGQEGLTRASRQRALGRAGERLAALTLHQRGYHIHERNFRCRAGEVDLVASDGEELVFVEVKTRRGSNWGRPEEALTPRKRRKLIEVASYYLEQHEAYGRPWRIDVVAIQLNRVGRLEAVRVYRGAVEEET; via the coding sequence ATGAATGGTACAGATCACGAGGAGTCTGAAGGGCAGGGACAAGAGGGCCTGACCAGGGCCAGCAGACAACGTGCGCTCGGTCGGGCTGGCGAGCGTCTTGCTGCTCTTACCCTGCATCAGCGGGGCTATCATATTCACGAGCGTAACTTTCGCTGCCGGGCCGGAGAGGTCGACCTTGTCGCCAGCGATGGCGAGGAGCTGGTCTTTGTTGAGGTGAAGACCCGCCGCGGCAGCAACTGGGGCCGTCCTGAAGAGGCGCTGACGCCGCGCAAGCGACGCAAGTTAATTGAGGTAGCCTCTTACTATCTTGAGCAGCACGAGGCCTACGGGCGCCCCTGGCGCATTGATGTGGTGGCCATCCAGCTCAACCGCGTGGGCCGACTGGAAGCCGTGCGTGTCTATCGCGGCGCTGTGGAGGAAGAGACCTAG
- the rimI gene encoding ribosomal protein S18-alanine N-acetyltransferase, translating into MRYIIERMTLSDVPRVIEIERLAYPSTWPPSAYRKELQDNRWAHYIVLRDKKLIEEHVEPSTSEAEKPRRFFPLSLLPGRSSTATSSPQLASIIGFAGLWLMVDEAHITTIALHPDYRRQGLGEFLLVSLIDIAYTIGARWVTLEVRVSNYVAQNLYRKYGFREAGLRHRYYSDNQEDALIMWTDEIHSPAYRQKFQEQKAALLRKLEAQG; encoded by the coding sequence GTGCGTTACATCATTGAACGCATGACGTTGTCAGACGTGCCTCGGGTGATTGAGATCGAGCGTCTGGCCTATCCATCGACCTGGCCTCCTAGTGCCTATCGCAAGGAACTGCAAGATAACCGCTGGGCTCACTATATTGTCCTGCGCGACAAAAAGCTTATAGAGGAGCACGTGGAGCCTTCTACCTCTGAGGCTGAGAAGCCCAGGCGCTTCTTCCCTCTGTCGCTGTTGCCGGGCCGCTCGTCGACGGCGACATCCTCGCCGCAGCTTGCCTCTATCATTGGCTTTGCCGGGCTATGGCTCATGGTCGACGAGGCGCATATCACTACGATTGCCTTGCATCCTGACTATCGTCGTCAGGGACTCGGAGAGTTCTTGCTCGTCAGCCTGATCGATATTGCTTATACTATCGGCGCCAGATGGGTCACGCTTGAGGTCCGTGTCTCCAACTACGTTGCGCAAAATCTCTATCGTAAGTACGGCTTCCGCGAGGCTGGCCTGCGCCACCGCTACTATAGCGATAATCAAGAGGATGCCCTGATCATGTGGACCGACGAGATCCACAGCCCAGCCTATCGCCAGAAGTTTCAGGAGCAGAAGGCTGCATTGCTGCGGAAGCTGGAAGCTCAGGGCTAA
- a CDS encoding tRNA (adenosine(37)-N6)-threonylcarbamoyltransferase complex transferase subunit TsaD: MLVLGIESSCDETGAAIIKDGRYVLANVVASQTEIHERYGGVVPEVASRQQLAAVLPVIETALQEAHCCWEDIDAVAATYGPGLAGSLLVGLTVGKTLALARELPFLGVNHLEAHIYANWLRQASDTDLQTDASETEGAYLPGDPLFPLICLVVSGAHSELVLMRDHTDYLLLGRTRDDAAGEAFDKVARILGLGYPGGPAIQQAARLAEEELRQQRLPVRNPYRLPRAWLRGTYDFSFSGLKTAMLHLAEGLVADQQPDRPLPSGGRQVSRYTTMGSEAARRGQVHIGLLAAGFQEAIVDVLAVKTRMAAQEYHVRQVLLAGGVAANVALRARLEEELTPLGVRLQYPPIEFCTDNAAMVAAAAFFHLLRGERHDLDLDVEPNLSLPFRQA, from the coding sequence ATGCTCGTTCTGGGAATCGAAAGCTCTTGTGATGAGACTGGGGCGGCCATTATCAAAGATGGCCGCTACGTACTGGCTAATGTGGTTGCCTCGCAGACAGAGATTCATGAGCGCTACGGGGGAGTGGTGCCCGAGGTCGCCTCGCGACAGCAGCTGGCTGCTGTCTTGCCGGTCATCGAGACCGCTCTCCAGGAGGCTCACTGTTGCTGGGAAGATATCGATGCTGTAGCTGCTACCTATGGTCCCGGCCTGGCCGGCTCGCTGCTCGTTGGCCTAACGGTAGGTAAGACCCTGGCCCTGGCCCGTGAATTGCCCTTTCTGGGGGTCAACCATCTGGAGGCCCATATCTACGCCAACTGGCTGCGCCAGGCGTCAGACACTGACCTCCAGACTGACGCGAGCGAGACGGAAGGCGCCTATCTGCCTGGTGATCCGCTCTTCCCCCTGATCTGTCTGGTTGTTTCCGGCGCTCATAGCGAGCTGGTTCTCATGCGCGACCATACCGACTATCTCCTGCTGGGGCGGACGCGCGATGATGCAGCGGGAGAAGCCTTTGATAAGGTGGCGCGCATCCTGGGACTTGGCTACCCCGGTGGTCCAGCCATTCAGCAGGCCGCGCGCCTGGCGGAAGAGGAGCTCCGTCAGCAGCGCCTGCCGGTGCGCAATCCTTATCGGCTGCCGCGGGCCTGGCTGCGAGGAACCTATGACTTCAGCTTCAGCGGGCTGAAAACCGCCATGCTTCACCTGGCTGAAGGACTGGTGGCGGATCAACAGCCTGATCGTCCGCTGCCCAGTGGAGGGCGCCAGGTGAGTCGCTACACTACGATGGGTAGCGAAGCCGCCAGACGGGGGCAAGTCCATATTGGCCTGCTGGCGGCAGGCTTCCAGGAAGCCATCGTCGACGTCTTGGCAGTCAAGACGCGCATGGCGGCCCAGGAGTATCACGTACGGCAGGTTCTGCTGGCCGGTGGCGTGGCGGCCAATGTTGCCTTGCGCGCACGTCTGGAGGAAGAGCTAACGCCGCTGGGGGTCCGGCTGCAGTATCCGCCGATCGAATTTTGTACGGACAATGCGGCAATGGTAGCTGCTGCGGCCTTCTTCCATCTCCTGCGCGGCGAGCGGCATGATCTTGATCTGGACGTAGAGCCGAACTTAAGCCTGCCCTTTCGACAGGCGTAG
- a CDS encoding ROK family protein has product MAKNHAGHPATYALGIDLGGTKTLAAVIDVSTGAVIASARKRTKAERGQDFVARRVVEVAHAALEAADLRNGRELLAVGIGAAGQIDRQAGVILEAPNLGVRDMPVAALLSAEFERPVAVGNDVEVAALGEYLHGAGRTYKNFVCVFIGTGIGAGILQNGRLYTGLSGTAGEIGHITVEASGRICSCGARGCLEAYASRTAITRAILAEIHHGRKSVLADEALLQLKGGETIIRSGLLASAIQQNDELVIEVVSEAADYLGYGLASIINFYNPEAIILGGGVIEAVDLLFERAVRRARTVALSLPARQTPIVRTRLGDFSGVVGAACLAAEVAGYRLRESGEPAVEE; this is encoded by the coding sequence ATGGCCAAGAATCACGCGGGGCATCCGGCAACCTATGCTCTTGGCATCGACCTGGGGGGCACCAAGACGCTGGCGGCAGTCATCGATGTCTCTACTGGCGCAGTGATCGCCTCAGCGCGCAAGCGTACAAAAGCGGAACGAGGGCAAGACTTCGTCGCCCGCCGGGTGGTGGAGGTAGCCCACGCCGCTCTCGAGGCCGCTGATCTGCGCAACGGGCGCGAGCTGCTCGCGGTAGGCATCGGCGCCGCTGGCCAGATTGATCGTCAGGCCGGCGTGATTCTGGAGGCGCCCAATCTCGGCGTGCGCGATATGCCAGTGGCGGCCCTGCTCAGCGCCGAATTTGAGCGTCCGGTGGCTGTTGGCAATGATGTGGAGGTCGCTGCTCTTGGCGAGTATCTCCACGGGGCTGGACGCACCTACAAGAACTTTGTCTGCGTCTTTATCGGCACCGGCATTGGGGCGGGGATTCTTCAAAACGGGCGGCTCTATACGGGTCTCTCCGGCACCGCTGGCGAGATTGGCCATATCACGGTGGAGGCCAGCGGACGCATCTGTAGCTGTGGCGCGCGTGGCTGCCTGGAGGCCTACGCCTCACGCACAGCCATCACGCGGGCTATTCTGGCTGAGATCCATCATGGCCGCAAATCCGTACTGGCCGACGAGGCCCTGCTCCAGCTCAAAGGAGGCGAAACTATCATCCGCTCGGGATTGCTGGCCAGCGCGATCCAGCAAAACGATGAGCTGGTGATCGAAGTTGTCAGCGAGGCCGCGGACTACCTGGGGTATGGCCTGGCTTCGATCATCAATTTTTACAATCCCGAGGCCATTATCCTGGGAGGAGGCGTCATCGAGGCCGTTGACCTGCTCTTTGAGCGTGCCGTGCGGCGTGCGCGCACCGTGGCGCTGTCCCTTCCTGCCCGCCAGACGCCCATCGTACGTACCCGCTTGGGCGACTTCTCGGGTGTCGTGGGGGCCGCCTGCCTGGCGGCGGAAGTGGCGGGCTACCGTCTCCGTGAGAGCGGAGAGCCGGCGGTGGAGGAATAA
- a CDS encoding zinc ribbon domain-containing protein, with translation MADFVESAKHLVSAAVSRTTWEAQKQLRIRNKQGEIDQLLKQRQLLLEELATAAMTLYQQGALSQPQLARICASIQELDADLSNREQQLQEIKNETYQPEQFAPQPPRDYTPPPVTPTAPTTQQAPTVGGAPGMTRASAGAGGSGTSRAADKVPCPHCGQPVRVRALYCSNCGKKIG, from the coding sequence ATGGCGGACTTTGTTGAGTCAGCAAAACATCTTGTCTCGGCAGCTGTCAGCCGTACTACCTGGGAAGCCCAGAAACAGCTGCGTATTCGGAATAAGCAGGGGGAGATTGATCAGCTGCTCAAGCAGCGTCAGCTTCTGCTGGAAGAGCTTGCCACAGCGGCTATGACCCTGTATCAGCAGGGGGCGCTGTCTCAACCACAATTAGCGCGCATCTGTGCCAGTATTCAGGAGCTGGATGCCGACTTGAGCAATCGAGAGCAACAGCTTCAGGAGATCAAAAATGAGACCTATCAGCCGGAGCAGTTTGCTCCGCAGCCCCCGCGCGACTATACGCCGCCACCGGTGACTCCCACGGCCCCGACGACGCAGCAGGCGCCGACCGTGGGAGGCGCCCCAGGAATGACTAGGGCCAGTGCTGGCGCTGGTGGCAGTGGGACCTCGCGGGCAGCGGATAAGGTCCCTTGCCCTCACTGTGGCCAACCCGTCCGGGTGCGGGCGCTCTATTGCTCTAACTGTGGGAAGAAAATCGGCTGA
- the tsaE gene encoding tRNA (adenosine(37)-N6)-threonylcarbamoyltransferase complex ATPase subunit type 1 TsaE translates to MTGASQDEVSCTLDVISHSAAQTQRLGIRLGELLRGGELILLAGQLGTGKTTFTQGLAQGLGITEVVSSPTFTLLKEYRGQPRGRGEGQAAHSRGLALYHFDLYRLEHPEEILDLGFEDYFSHPAGVCVVEWADKAPTLWSGEYLRIRLKLLSETKRALLFEAVGSYYCELLQQFQKNTYAALGN, encoded by the coding sequence GTGACTGGTGCTTCTCAAGACGAGGTGAGCTGTACTCTTGATGTGATCAGCCATAGTGCGGCCCAAACCCAGCGGCTGGGTATCCGCTTAGGCGAGCTGCTGCGCGGTGGCGAGCTTATCCTGCTGGCTGGCCAACTGGGAACGGGGAAGACCACCTTTACGCAAGGTCTGGCTCAGGGCCTGGGTATTACTGAGGTGGTCAGCAGCCCCACATTTACACTCCTGAAGGAGTACCGTGGCCAACCACGTGGGCGCGGAGAAGGGCAGGCAGCACACTCCAGAGGTTTGGCGCTCTATCATTTTGATCTCTATCGCCTGGAGCATCCTGAAGAGATACTCGATCTGGGCTTCGAAGATTACTTTTCTCACCCGGCAGGCGTCTGTGTAGTGGAGTGGGCTGATAAGGCCCCAACGCTCTGGTCTGGCGAGTATCTCCGCATCCGTCTGAAGTTGCTCAGCGAGACGAAGCGGGCGCTCCTCTTCGAGGCCGTCGGATCGTATTATTGTGAGCTGCTACAACAATTCCAGAAAAATACCTATGCTGCTCTTGGCAATTGA
- the tsaB gene encoding tRNA (adenosine(37)-N6)-threonylcarbamoyltransferase complex dimerization subunit type 1 TsaB has translation MLLLAIDSSTRQASLALCSEETLYAEETWLVENNHSVELLPAIRRLLSSRNWRPADLSALAVALGPGSFNGVRVAVATARSLAFALEKPLVGVGTLDIIAAQQRRWSGPICAVLEAGRSELYAACYLSTEGQDEQGRLTQDLQRLGDYVLLPPQQLVAYLKELAATSLAVPGRRELPPFLFCGELKAATCATLRSSLPECAFAEPLLATRRATTLAALAWPRLLRGEGDDPLRLEPLYLRPPAITASARKQPLLNAVDQPRSLPQSETEREERALHH, from the coding sequence ATGCTGCTCTTGGCAATTGATTCCTCCACGCGCCAGGCCAGTCTGGCCCTTTGCTCAGAGGAGACCCTCTACGCAGAGGAGACCTGGCTTGTCGAGAACAATCACAGCGTTGAGCTGTTGCCGGCGATCCGCCGATTACTGAGCAGCCGAAACTGGCGTCCGGCGGATCTCTCTGCCCTGGCGGTAGCTTTGGGCCCAGGCTCCTTCAATGGCGTGCGGGTAGCGGTGGCCACGGCTCGTAGCCTGGCCTTCGCTCTGGAGAAGCCGCTGGTTGGGGTGGGCACTCTGGATATCATCGCTGCTCAGCAGCGCCGCTGGTCAGGGCCGATCTGCGCTGTACTGGAGGCAGGGCGCTCCGAACTGTATGCCGCCTGCTATCTCAGTACGGAGGGCCAGGATGAGCAGGGGCGACTTACGCAGGATCTGCAGCGACTTGGTGACTATGTCCTGCTGCCTCCCCAGCAGCTCGTGGCCTATCTCAAAGAGCTGGCTGCTACGTCCCTGGCGGTGCCAGGCCGGCGCGAGCTTCCTCCTTTTCTCTTCTGTGGGGAACTGAAAGCGGCCACCTGTGCGACTCTGCGCTCCTCTCTGCCGGAGTGTGCCTTCGCTGAGCCGTTGCTGGCCACCAGAAGGGCTACTACTCTGGCTGCGCTTGCCTGGCCTCGCCTCTTGCGTGGCGAGGGCGATGATCCTTTGCGCCTGGAGCCGCTCTACTTGCGCCCTCCTGCCATTACGGCCAGCGCGCGTAAGCAACCGCTGCTGAACGCGGTGGATCAGCCGCGCTCACTACCTCAAAGCGAGACAGAGAGGGAAGAACGTGCGTTACATCATTGA